A single genomic interval of Agarivorans aestuarii harbors:
- a CDS encoding penicillin-binding protein 1A translates to MKWLKRLLFLVFLGTSLGLAAITALYFYFAPQLPDVSTLRDVQLQTPMRVFSADGELISQFGEKRRIPLQIEEVPEQMLQAFLATEDARFYSHPGIDPIGITRAAVNLIVTGEKSQGASTITQQVARNFFLTREKTYIRKIKEIFLAIKIEQELSKDEILALYLNKIPLGYRSFGVGAAAQVYYGKTVDQLTLPQIAVIAGLPKAPSALNPIRSPERAKDRRRVVLGRMLETGYIDQATFDEASQAPMTATYHGAEITLAAPYLAEMVRQQILQQFGEDAYTTGMDVYTTISAKRQNAATLALRTNLKSYDQRHGFRGAVKQLWTAEQAQLNAEEIIKQLSSLPNYGELRAAAVTSIEGTQAKVIVKGGALGVIAWDDMKWARRFITDTRQGPAPKSAQEILSVGDVIWVEPLATQADTSNDNADVALSDDAEQQSVGQYSLSQLPDAGAALIAISPLDGAIEALVGGFSFNQSKFNRVTQASRQVGSNIKPFLYSAAFEQGMTLASLENDAPINRWDKAMGVAWRPKNSPPVYDGPIRLRVALAQSKNVVSVRLMRDLGVDTIIDHLAKFGFPKNELPRNESLSLGSASLTPMQVASAYGSFANGGYLVSPYFIDRIEDSQGNIIFQQVPKVACDSCFDIIDKAPQLADLLEQDGDPLKQCDISFADESDLAPRIISAENAFLVSQAMNSAVWGGGSWAHKTGWNGTGWRAARALKRRDIAGKTGTTNDAKDAWFSGFGPDLVVTSWIGFDDFNRELGEASYNANLDKNQVTGKEFGARTAQPAWIDFMEVGLDGVPEQAWQAPKNVSTVRIDRTTGLLTKASDHTTRFEFFEEGTEPTEYVKQSVNSVFDSEEELF, encoded by the coding sequence ATGAAATGGCTTAAAAGACTGTTATTTTTAGTTTTCCTGGGAACAAGCTTAGGCTTAGCAGCCATCACCGCACTATATTTTTATTTTGCGCCGCAACTACCAGACGTCTCAACCTTGCGCGATGTGCAATTGCAAACACCAATGCGAGTGTTTAGTGCTGACGGGGAATTGATTTCCCAATTTGGTGAAAAAAGGCGAATCCCGTTACAGATTGAGGAAGTACCTGAGCAAATGCTGCAAGCATTTTTGGCTACCGAAGACGCTCGCTTCTACTCACACCCTGGAATTGATCCAATTGGTATTACCCGTGCGGCAGTTAATCTCATCGTCACTGGCGAAAAGAGCCAAGGTGCAAGTACCATTACTCAACAGGTCGCGCGTAATTTCTTTTTAACCCGAGAAAAAACCTACATACGCAAGATCAAAGAGATCTTCTTGGCGATTAAAATCGAACAAGAGTTATCCAAAGATGAAATTCTGGCGCTTTATCTAAACAAAATTCCTCTGGGTTATCGCTCTTTTGGTGTAGGCGCAGCGGCACAGGTTTACTATGGGAAAACCGTAGACCAGCTCACGCTACCTCAAATAGCGGTAATAGCAGGCTTACCCAAGGCCCCTTCGGCATTAAACCCTATTCGCTCACCAGAACGAGCCAAAGATCGCCGCCGCGTTGTGTTAGGCCGTATGTTGGAAACTGGTTATATTGACCAAGCTACTTTTGATGAAGCCAGTCAAGCACCAATGACAGCGACTTACCATGGCGCCGAGATTACTCTTGCAGCTCCTTATTTGGCAGAAATGGTGCGTCAGCAAATACTGCAGCAATTTGGCGAAGACGCGTATACCACTGGCATGGATGTTTACACCACAATCAGTGCCAAGCGCCAAAATGCAGCTACCTTAGCATTAAGAACGAACCTAAAAAGTTATGACCAACGCCACGGTTTTCGTGGAGCGGTTAAGCAGTTATGGACCGCCGAACAGGCTCAATTAAATGCTGAGGAGATAATTAAGCAACTTAGCTCTCTGCCTAACTATGGCGAGTTGCGGGCTGCAGCGGTGACCAGCATTGAAGGCACGCAGGCAAAAGTGATTGTAAAAGGTGGTGCTTTAGGCGTAATAGCTTGGGATGATATGAAATGGGCTCGGCGCTTTATAACTGATACTCGCCAAGGTCCAGCGCCTAAATCTGCTCAAGAAATTCTTAGTGTGGGTGATGTAATTTGGGTTGAGCCGCTAGCAACGCAAGCAGATACTAGCAATGACAATGCTGATGTAGCATTAAGTGACGATGCAGAACAGCAAAGCGTTGGTCAGTACTCACTTTCTCAATTGCCCGACGCTGGCGCAGCATTAATTGCCATATCGCCTTTAGATGGGGCGATTGAAGCATTAGTAGGCGGCTTTAGCTTTAACCAAAGTAAATTCAACCGAGTCACTCAGGCTAGTCGCCAAGTAGGCTCAAATATCAAGCCTTTCCTTTATTCTGCAGCATTTGAGCAAGGCATGACCTTAGCAAGTTTAGAGAATGATGCCCCGATTAACCGCTGGGATAAGGCCATGGGGGTAGCATGGAGACCGAAAAACTCCCCGCCTGTATACGACGGACCAATTCGCCTAAGGGTTGCATTAGCCCAATCGAAAAATGTGGTGTCTGTGCGCTTAATGCGAGACTTAGGTGTAGATACCATTATTGATCACCTGGCAAAGTTTGGTTTTCCTAAGAACGAGTTGCCGCGAAATGAATCATTATCGCTAGGTTCTGCGTCACTAACTCCGATGCAAGTAGCTAGCGCCTACGGTTCGTTTGCCAACGGGGGCTACTTAGTAAGTCCTTACTTTATTGATCGAATCGAAGATAGCCAAGGCAACATCATCTTTCAACAGGTGCCTAAAGTAGCTTGTGATAGTTGTTTTGATATTATCGATAAAGCACCACAACTCGCAGACTTATTAGAGCAAGATGGCGATCCCTTAAAGCAATGTGATATCTCCTTTGCCGATGAAAGCGATTTAGCACCAAGAATCATCAGTGCCGAAAATGCCTTTTTGGTATCTCAAGCGATGAACAGTGCTGTTTGGGGCGGCGGCAGTTGGGCACATAAAACAGGGTGGAACGGCACCGGCTGGCGTGCAGCAAGAGCTTTAAAACGCCGAGATATTGCCGGCAAAACCGGTACCACCAATGATGCTAAAGATGCTTGGTTCTCTGGCTTCGGACCCGACTTGGTGGTGACCTCTTGGATTGGCTTTGATGATTTCAATCGAGAGCTTGGTGAAGCGTCTTACAACGCCAACCTTGATAAAAACCAAGTTACCGGTAAAGAGTTTGGTGCGCGTACAGCTCAGCCAGCTTGGATAGATTTCATGGAAGTCGGTTTAGACGGAGTGCCAGAACAAGCTTGGCAAGCCCCAAAAAACGTCTCTACAGTGCGTATTGACAGAACAACCGGCTTACTCACTAAGGCTAGTGACCATACCACCCGCTTTGAATTTTTTGAGGAAGGCACCGAGCCAACAGAATATGTAAAACAATCTGTTAACTCAGTGTTCGATAGTGAAGAGGAGCTATTTTAA
- the oxyR gene encoding DNA-binding transcriptional regulator OxyR: MNLRDLEYLVALQEQKHFRKAAEKCFVSQPTLSGQIAKLEEELGLLLIERTSRKVIFTHAGDELAAKARVILLEVKGLKDLAKSFQAPMAGPLHVGLIPTVAPYLLPKIVPHIRSEFSEMELFLYEEQTNVLLQRLEEGELDCLLLAYLPEMERFGAIDLFDEPLMLAMPSNHKWQQQNEVELSELSGEQVLMLEDGHCLRDQAMGYCFAAGAKEDTSFKATSLETLRHMVAAGMGITLLPQLAIPDTEEQSGICYRRFSSPEPSRRISLLYRNNSVRRPCFNQLAKLIQQYSALP, from the coding sequence ATGAATTTAAGAGATTTAGAGTACTTAGTTGCTTTACAAGAGCAGAAGCATTTTCGTAAAGCGGCTGAAAAATGTTTTGTTAGTCAACCTACTTTGAGCGGGCAAATAGCCAAGTTAGAAGAAGAGCTTGGTCTGCTGTTAATTGAGCGTACTTCGCGCAAAGTGATCTTTACGCATGCCGGTGATGAGCTGGCGGCTAAAGCTAGAGTCATCTTGCTTGAAGTAAAGGGCCTTAAAGACTTGGCTAAGAGCTTCCAAGCCCCAATGGCTGGGCCGCTTCATGTTGGCCTGATTCCTACTGTCGCTCCTTATCTATTACCCAAAATTGTCCCGCATATTCGTTCCGAGTTTAGCGAAATGGAGCTTTTCCTTTATGAAGAACAGACCAACGTACTATTGCAGCGATTAGAAGAGGGAGAGCTAGATTGCCTTCTGCTTGCTTATCTTCCTGAAATGGAGCGTTTTGGTGCCATCGATTTATTTGATGAGCCGCTAATGCTTGCCATGCCATCTAATCACAAATGGCAGCAGCAAAATGAGGTTGAACTTTCTGAGCTGAGTGGTGAACAAGTACTAATGCTCGAAGACGGCCACTGTCTGCGTGACCAGGCAATGGGTTATTGCTTTGCAGCAGGCGCGAAAGAGGACACTAGCTTTAAGGCGACGAGTTTGGAGACTTTGCGTCATATGGTGGCTGCGGGTATGGGAATTACCTTGCTACCGCAGTTAGCTATTCCTGATACTGAGGAACAAAGCGGTATCTGCTATCGAAGATTTAGTTCGCCTGAGCCGAGTCGCCGAATAAGTTTGCTATATCGCAATAACTCTGTTCGGCGTCCCTGCTTTAACCAGTTAGCTAAGTTGATTCAACAGTATTCTGCACTGCCTTAA
- a CDS encoding Ig-like domain-containing protein, which translates to MVWLKHCLLILMSSMLFACGGDGSVDLSGGGNDSGGSGSDGEDTETATLSIELFDCKNVPEEQIPSLCNTTSSISLDSPATAVMRLLDQNGSAAGNEIISLSSEQATLSSAQVITDTNGYAIATLFAKVDSDAAGTVTAQNTQLDAESSANFSVGASNLVMELTSALAADQTLAVDATTTFTVTIGDGNGGLYTTPVSVSFTSSCVATETASITESVTTVNGTATAIYEPKGCSGSDTITATPALSVLTSKQINISIAETKASSIAFVSALPTTIYLDESVGTKISVLTFKVLDKTGNPKSGQTVDFKADASLFGLSLSPTSGESNASGEVVTRVTSGTMPGSVVVTASFTDENDTEISAVSNSLNIHTGTPSQSSMSLSASVLSLEAWNYDGVVSDLTLRVSDENKNPVPNDTSVTFTAEGGQVTGSCRTTGQDSNSGCNVTWVSQNDRPKGHIYDLPAGVCIAPGIIPTDVTNTQGTNYYGVGRATVLAYTLGQEVFADVNGNRVFDTGETYTELGEAWVDANEDGSYNSTGVFNHDFDNVNEAYNDYNENGGYDTTTGVWNSNDPVDAVAATFNGLLCTKENETAGNCSRDLVEIRDQLTLVMATSEANILLTHFAGTGVGYQLDQVLTQTTISVVDASTASIGEIATINGRSYEITSVDATNNNLVVKGGLYSTIAIGETVFISSGDLEVDGFTFSNATELSVSGGTGTIITGDMIDIDGETYLVRYGTSGDGSIEIAGGFKYSTPVNSAISLQANRPVSSVDLTVLPYHSLAVTIQDLNGNQMPADSAVAISTANGSVSGALGYNIADGTRLCDVHFITVEPESSPNNKTVGSLTVSVTSPGGVETISGLTVFDGS; encoded by the coding sequence ATGGTGTGGTTAAAACACTGCTTACTGATATTAATGAGTTCTATGTTATTCGCATGTGGCGGCGACGGAAGTGTCGACCTAAGTGGCGGTGGGAATGATAGTGGCGGCAGCGGCAGCGACGGTGAAGATACTGAAACCGCAACATTAAGCATTGAGCTTTTTGATTGTAAAAACGTTCCAGAAGAACAAATCCCGTCACTATGTAATACGACGAGTTCAATCTCTCTCGATTCGCCGGCAACTGCTGTAATGCGCCTCTTAGACCAAAACGGATCTGCAGCTGGCAACGAAATAATTAGCCTAAGTAGCGAACAAGCTACTCTAAGCTCTGCACAGGTGATAACAGATACAAATGGCTACGCTATAGCGACTTTATTTGCCAAGGTCGATTCAGATGCAGCGGGTACAGTAACCGCTCAAAATACTCAATTGGATGCAGAAAGTTCAGCTAACTTTAGCGTTGGTGCCTCTAATTTAGTAATGGAACTAACTAGTGCGTTGGCTGCAGATCAAACTCTAGCAGTAGACGCCACCACAACTTTCACTGTAACAATAGGTGATGGCAACGGTGGCTTATACACTACGCCGGTATCTGTCAGCTTTACATCAAGCTGTGTAGCAACTGAAACCGCTTCTATTACAGAAAGTGTGACTACAGTAAATGGTACAGCAACCGCGATTTATGAACCTAAAGGCTGTAGCGGTTCGGATACGATAACCGCCACTCCGGCTTTATCTGTTTTAACCTCGAAGCAAATCAACATATCAATCGCAGAAACCAAAGCAAGTAGCATTGCTTTTGTAAGTGCTTTGCCAACCACTATTTATTTAGATGAATCTGTTGGCACAAAAATCTCAGTGCTAACCTTTAAAGTACTAGATAAAACTGGCAATCCGAAATCTGGTCAAACAGTCGACTTTAAAGCAGATGCAAGTTTATTTGGTTTAAGTTTAAGCCCGACTAGTGGTGAATCGAACGCCAGTGGTGAAGTGGTTACTCGTGTCACCAGTGGCACCATGCCGGGTTCGGTGGTGGTAACGGCCAGCTTCACCGACGAAAATGATACAGAAATTTCTGCCGTTTCTAATTCGCTGAATATCCACACCGGCACTCCATCGCAATCTTCAATGTCCCTATCAGCATCAGTCTTGAGCTTAGAAGCCTGGAATTATGATGGTGTAGTTAGTGATTTAACACTTAGAGTGAGTGACGAAAACAAGAACCCAGTTCCTAATGACACCAGCGTAACTTTCACCGCAGAAGGTGGCCAAGTAACAGGTTCTTGTCGGACAACGGGTCAAGATAGCAATAGCGGATGTAACGTGACGTGGGTGAGCCAAAACGATAGACCTAAGGGCCACATTTACGACCTTCCCGCTGGTGTTTGTATTGCTCCTGGCATTATTCCTACAGACGTTACTAATACTCAAGGCACCAACTATTACGGTGTCGGACGAGCCACAGTACTTGCTTACACTTTAGGTCAAGAAGTATTTGCGGACGTGAATGGCAATCGTGTATTCGATACTGGAGAAACATATACAGAACTAGGCGAAGCTTGGGTAGACGCCAATGAGGATGGTAGCTATAACTCTACAGGAGTTTTTAACCATGACTTTGACAATGTGAATGAAGCCTACAACGATTACAACGAAAATGGCGGCTATGACACTACTACAGGAGTTTGGAATAGCAATGATCCAGTAGATGCTGTCGCAGCTACTTTCAACGGCTTACTCTGTACAAAAGAGAATGAAACCGCTGGAAACTGTAGCCGAGACCTAGTGGAGATTAGAGATCAGCTAACTCTAGTTATGGCCACTTCAGAAGCAAACATCTTACTAACTCACTTTGCTGGCACTGGCGTTGGATATCAGCTTGATCAAGTATTAACTCAGACAACAATATCAGTAGTTGATGCGTCCACCGCATCAATTGGTGAAATAGCTACCATTAACGGTAGAAGCTATGAAATAACCAGTGTTGATGCAACAAATAATAACCTAGTAGTTAAGGGTGGCTTGTACAGTACTATTGCGATAGGAGAAACGGTCTTTATTAGTAGTGGAGATCTTGAAGTTGATGGTTTTACATTTAGTAACGCTACGGAGCTATCAGTAAGTGGTGGCACAGGTACTATCATAACCGGAGATATGATTGATATTGATGGTGAAACTTATTTAGTAAGATATGGTACTTCTGGAGATGGTAGCATCGAAATTGCTGGCGGTTTCAAGTATTCAACACCAGTGAACTCAGCGATTAGCCTACAGGCTAATAGACCGGTATCGAGTGTAGACTTAACAGTACTTCCTTACCACTCCTTAGCAGTGACCATTCAAGACTTAAATGGTAACCAAATGCCTGCGGACTCAGCTGTGGCTATCTCAACGGCTAATGGTTCAGTATCCGGAGCTCTAGGTTATAACATTGCCGATGGCACAAGGCTCTGTGATGTTCACTTCATTACTGTCGAGCCTGAATCCAGCCCAAATAACAAAACAGTTGGTTCGTTAACCGTTAGTGTAACTAGCCCTGGTGGAGTCGAGACCATTTCAGGTCTCACAGTGTTTGACGGAAGCTAA
- the tuf gene encoding elongation factor Tu translates to MSKEKFERSKPHVNVGTIGHVDHGKTTLTAAITNVLAKVYGGEAKDFAAIDNAPEERERGITISTSHVEYDTPTRHYAHVDCPGHADYVKNMITGAAQMDGAILVVASTDGPMPQTREHILLSRQVGVPYIIVFMNKCDMVDDEELLELVEMEVRELLSEYEFPGDDLPVIQGSALKALEGEEEWEAKIVELAEALDTYIPEPERDIDKPFLLPIEDVFSISGRGTVVTGRVERGIIKVSEEIEIVGVKETTKTTCTGVEMFRKLLDEGRAGENCGVLLRGTKRDDVQRGQVLAAPGSITPHTKFEAEVYVLSKDEGGRHTPFFKGYRPQFYFRTTDVTGAVELPEGVEMVMPGDNLKFVVELICPIAMDEGLRFAIREGGRTVGAGVVAKIFE, encoded by the coding sequence GTGTCTAAAGAAAAATTTGAACGTTCAAAACCGCACGTAAACGTTGGTACAATTGGCCACGTTGACCACGGTAAAACAACTCTAACAGCGGCTATCACTAACGTACTTGCAAAAGTATACGGTGGTGAAGCTAAAGATTTCGCAGCAATCGATAACGCTCCAGAAGAGCGCGAGCGCGGTATCACAATTTCTACTTCACACGTAGAGTACGACACTCCAACTCGTCACTACGCACACGTAGATTGTCCTGGACACGCTGATTACGTTAAAAACATGATCACTGGTGCAGCTCAAATGGATGGCGCTATCTTAGTAGTAGCTTCAACTGATGGCCCAATGCCTCAGACACGTGAGCACATCCTACTTTCTCGTCAGGTTGGTGTACCTTACATCATCGTATTCATGAACAAATGTGACATGGTAGACGACGAAGAGCTTCTAGAATTAGTAGAAATGGAAGTACGTGAACTTCTATCAGAATACGAATTCCCAGGTGACGACCTTCCAGTAATTCAAGGTTCAGCACTTAAAGCGCTAGAAGGCGAAGAAGAGTGGGAAGCTAAGATTGTAGAGCTTGCAGAAGCACTAGATACTTACATTCCAGAGCCAGAGCGTGACATCGATAAGCCGTTTCTACTACCAATTGAAGACGTATTCTCAATTTCAGGTCGTGGTACAGTAGTAACAGGTCGTGTAGAGCGCGGTATCATCAAGGTTTCAGAAGAAATTGAAATCGTAGGTGTTAAAGAGACTACTAAGACAACCTGTACAGGTGTTGAAATGTTCCGCAAGCTTCTAGACGAAGGTCGTGCTGGCGAGAACTGTGGTGTACTACTACGTGGTACTAAACGTGATGACGTACAGCGCGGTCAAGTATTGGCTGCTCCTGGTTCAATTACTCCACACACCAAGTTCGAAGCTGAAGTATACGTACTAAGCAAAGACGAAGGTGGCCGTCACACGCCATTCTTCAAAGGCTACCGTCCACAGTTCTACTTCCGTACAACTGACGTAACAGGCGCAGTAGAGCTTCCTGAAGGCGTAGAAATGGTAATGCCAGGCGACAACTTGAAATTTGTTGTAGAGCTAATCTGCCCAATCGCGATGGACGAAGGTTTACGCTTCGCAATCCGTGAAGGTGGCCGTACAGTAGGTGCGGGTGTTGTAGCTAAAATCTTCGAATAA
- the fusA gene encoding elongation factor G, translating to MARTTPIERYRNIGIVAHVDAGKTTTTERVLFYTGLSHKIGEVHDGAATMDWMEQEQERGITITSAATTTFWRGMNAQYDEHRINIIDTPGHVDFTIEVERSLRVLDGAVVVFCGSSGVEPQSETVWRQADKYSVPRMVFVNKMDRAGADFERVIDQIRDRLGANCVPIQLNIGAEDEFVGVIDLIKMKAINWNEADQGTTFNYEDIPAHLVERAEALHEELVEAAAEANDELMDKYLEEGELTETEIKFGLRKRTLNNEIVLATCGSAFKNKGVQAVLDAVVEYLPAPNHVEAIKGTDEKDNEVACPAEDDAPFAALAFKIATDPFVGTLTFMRVYSGTVETGTAVYNSVKQKRERLGRMVQMHSNDRKEIKEVRAGDIAAAIGLKDVTTGDTLCDMNRKVILERMEFPEPVIQIAVEPRTKADQEKMGVALGKLAAEDPSFRVETNEESGQTLISGMGELHLDIIVDRMKREFSVDCNVGKPQVAYREAIRKQVEVEGKFVRQSGGRGQYGHVWLRMEPLEPGAGYEFVNEIVGGAVPKEYIPAVDKGCKEQMDQGVLAGYPLLDVKVTLFDGSFHDVDSNEMAFKIAGAMGFKKGALDADPVLLEPMMKVEVTTPEDWMGDVVGDLNRRRGIIEGMDDGAAGLKIVKSKVPLSAMFGYATDLRSATQGRASYSMEFLEYNEAPKNVADAIVDAK from the coding sequence ATGGCTCGTACAACTCCAATTGAGCGCTACCGTAACATTGGTATTGTTGCTCATGTTGACGCTGGCAAAACAACAACTACAGAACGTGTCCTTTTCTACACCGGTCTATCTCACAAAATTGGTGAGGTGCATGATGGCGCAGCCACCATGGACTGGATGGAGCAAGAGCAAGAACGCGGTATTACCATCACCTCTGCGGCTACTACCACCTTTTGGCGTGGTATGAACGCCCAGTACGACGAACACCGTATTAATATCATCGATACCCCTGGACACGTTGACTTCACTATTGAAGTTGAACGTTCATTGCGCGTATTAGATGGTGCAGTTGTTGTATTTTGTGGTTCATCTGGTGTTGAACCTCAATCAGAAACAGTGTGGCGCCAAGCTGATAAGTATTCTGTTCCACGAATGGTATTCGTGAACAAAATGGATAGAGCTGGTGCAGACTTTGAACGAGTAATTGATCAAATCCGTGATCGCTTAGGTGCTAACTGTGTGCCTATTCAGTTGAACATAGGCGCTGAGGACGAATTTGTTGGTGTTATTGACCTGATCAAAATGAAGGCCATTAACTGGAACGAAGCCGACCAAGGTACCACCTTCAACTATGAAGATATTCCTGCTCATTTAGTCGAGCGCGCAGAAGCCTTGCACGAAGAACTCGTGGAAGCCGCGGCAGAAGCTAACGATGAGTTGATGGATAAATATCTTGAAGAAGGCGAGTTAACTGAAACCGAAATCAAGTTTGGTTTGCGTAAGCGCACGCTAAATAATGAGATCGTGCTAGCGACTTGTGGTAGCGCATTTAAAAACAAAGGTGTGCAAGCAGTGCTTGATGCTGTTGTTGAATATTTGCCTGCTCCAAACCACGTTGAAGCAATTAAAGGTACAGACGAAAAGGACAATGAAGTTGCTTGTCCGGCAGAAGACGACGCGCCGTTCGCGGCATTAGCGTTTAAAATTGCCACCGACCCATTTGTGGGGACGCTAACCTTTATGCGTGTTTATTCGGGGACGGTGGAAACCGGCACTGCGGTGTATAACTCGGTTAAACAAAAACGTGAACGTCTAGGTCGTATGGTGCAAATGCATTCAAACGATCGTAAAGAGATCAAAGAAGTTCGTGCCGGTGATATCGCCGCGGCTATTGGTCTTAAAGATGTAACCACGGGTGACACTTTATGTGATATGAATCGTAAAGTGATTCTTGAACGTATGGAATTCCCTGAACCGGTAATTCAAATTGCCGTAGAGCCTCGTACTAAAGCTGACCAAGAAAAAATGGGTGTAGCCTTAGGCAAGTTGGCCGCAGAGGATCCGTCGTTCCGCGTAGAAACTAACGAAGAATCTGGACAAACCCTTATCTCTGGTATGGGTGAGTTACACTTAGATATCATCGTAGATCGCATGAAACGTGAATTTAGCGTGGATTGTAATGTAGGTAAACCTCAAGTTGCTTATCGCGAAGCTATTCGTAAGCAAGTTGAAGTGGAAGGAAAGTTCGTACGTCAATCAGGTGGTCGTGGTCAATACGGTCATGTTTGGTTACGTATGGAACCTCTAGAGCCAGGTGCTGGTTACGAATTTGTCAACGAAATCGTTGGTGGTGCTGTTCCTAAAGAATACATCCCGGCTGTTGATAAAGGCTGTAAAGAGCAAATGGATCAGGGTGTATTGGCTGGTTATCCGTTACTTGATGTTAAAGTCACCTTATTCGATGGATCGTTCCACGATGTTGACTCTAACGAAATGGCGTTTAAAATTGCCGGTGCAATGGGCTTTAAGAAAGGTGCATTGGACGCTGATCCAGTATTGCTCGAGCCGATGATGAAAGTAGAAGTTACAACCCCTGAAGATTGGATGGGTGATGTAGTGGGTGACTTGAATCGTCGTCGTGGCATAATTGAAGGCATGGACGATGGGGCTGCGGGCTTAAAGATTGTTAAGTCTAAAGTGCCGCTGTCTGCAATGTTCGGCTATGCTACAGATCTACGTTCGGCAACTCAGGGGCGAGCCTCTTACTCTATGGAATTCCTAGAGTACAACGAAGCGCCGAAAAATGTTGCTGATGCTATTGTTGACGCAAAGTAA
- the rpsG gene encoding 30S ribosomal protein S7, with amino-acid sequence MPRRRVIGQRKILPDPKFGSELLAKFINVVMVDGKKSISEKIVYGALDAAAEKSGKSHQEVFEIALENVRPSVEVKSRRVGGSTYQVPVEVRPVRRNTLGMRWMVDAARKRGEKSMALRLAGEILDAAENKGSAVKKREDVHRMADANKAFAHYRW; translated from the coding sequence ATGCCAAGACGTCGAGTGATCGGTCAACGCAAAATCTTGCCAGATCCTAAGTTCGGATCAGAACTACTGGCTAAGTTCATCAACGTAGTAATGGTTGATGGTAAAAAATCAATTTCAGAAAAAATTGTATACGGGGCATTAGACGCTGCTGCTGAGAAATCAGGCAAGTCTCACCAAGAAGTTTTTGAAATTGCTCTTGAAAACGTGCGCCCATCGGTAGAGGTTAAATCTCGCCGTGTAGGTGGTTCTACTTACCAAGTACCTGTTGAAGTACGTCCAGTACGTCGCAACACTCTAGGTATGCGTTGGATGGTAGATGCAGCACGTAAACGTGGTGAAAAATCTATGGCTTTACGTCTAGCGGGTGAAATCCTAGACGCAGCCGAAAACAAAGGTTCTGCGGTTAAGAAACGTGAAGACGTTCACCGTATGGCCGATGCAAACAAAGCGTTTGCACATTACCGCTGGTAA
- the rpsL gene encoding 30S ribosomal protein S12, which translates to MATINQLVRKPRASKVAKSNVPALAACPQRRGVCTRVYTTTPKKPNSALRKVARVRLTNGFEVTSYIGGEGHNLQEHSVILIRGGRVKDLPGVRYHTVRGALDCAGVSDRRQGRSKYGAKRPKS; encoded by the coding sequence ATGGCAACGATTAACCAGTTGGTTCGCAAGCCACGTGCAAGTAAGGTTGCTAAAAGCAACGTACCAGCACTAGCAGCGTGTCCACAACGTCGTGGTGTATGTACTCGTGTATATACCACCACACCAAAGAAACCAAACTCAGCACTACGTAAAGTAGCTCGTGTTCGTTTAACTAACGGATTCGAAGTAACTTCTTACATCGGTGGTGAAGGTCACAACCTACAAGAGCACAGCGTAATTCTTATTCGCGGTGGTCGTGTTAAAGATTTACCAGGTGTGCGTTATCACACCGTACGCGGCGCGTTAGACTGTGCTGGCGTAAGTGATCGTCGTCAAGGACGTTCAAAGTACGGCGCTAAACGTCCTAAGTCATAA
- the tusB gene encoding sulfurtransferase complex subunit TusB codes for MLHIMRHPYASDCYERCISQLESDGHLVLIEDAVYAWLRDDRRLQQLVQSGRISVLRADVNARGIEVCDSVLIDSQGLVKLTEQYTPSLTW; via the coding sequence ATGCTACATATTATGCGACATCCTTATGCAAGTGATTGTTATGAGCGCTGCATTAGCCAGCTAGAAAGCGACGGACACCTAGTGCTCATCGAAGATGCTGTATATGCTTGGCTACGTGATGACAGGCGTTTACAGCAACTAGTTCAATCTGGTCGGATCTCAGTGTTACGCGCTGATGTTAATGCTAGAGGCATCGAAGTTTGCGATAGCGTGCTAATAGACTCCCAAGGCTTAGTAAAACTTACCGAGCAATATACGCCTTCATTAACTTGGTAG
- the tusC gene encoding sulfurtransferase complex subunit TusC, protein MSKALVFIFSSAPHGCSAARESLDAALAASAVSEDIVVFFEGDGVYQLVSGQNPNEIKQRDVLPTYGLLDLYDVEEIYVDQQSLHERDLSLEQLAISVRVKQAKQFYLESCRAHAILRF, encoded by the coding sequence ATGAGCAAAGCATTGGTTTTTATATTTAGTAGCGCCCCTCATGGCTGCTCTGCCGCTCGCGAGTCACTGGATGCTGCTTTGGCTGCTTCAGCGGTGTCGGAAGATATCGTGGTGTTTTTTGAAGGCGATGGGGTTTATCAACTAGTCAGTGGCCAAAACCCTAATGAGATTAAGCAGCGAGATGTATTACCTACTTATGGTCTGTTAGATCTTTATGACGTGGAAGAGATCTACGTTGATCAGCAATCCTTGCATGAACGAGACCTTTCTTTAGAACAACTTGCTATTAGCGTTAGAGTTAAACAAGCAAAACAGTTCTATTTAGAAAGCTGTCGCGCTCATGCAATATTGAGGTTTTAG